In Scleropages formosus chromosome 20, fSclFor1.1, whole genome shotgun sequence, a single window of DNA contains:
- the LOC108940008 gene encoding uncharacterized protein LOC108940008 — protein sequence MLTKTEQLKVADTDHCKESHKTVTDMSEAPDSREERDSSAMDDGCNAEDFGPRTMADKGGDKQPLSNRHSNEFSRPKMDDECPQSSKGRSSLMLDEHLSRDTMELSHSKKELEVLEAITNLLLNNREDSTTVHWVEWCKTAVDDLEGPQLDNGLPCQPYTIETANDVLYSCEERDSLLMDEECDDEHFSLSTMRSVKGRGCVQSVLSTHSNEIVRPEFSGRAETEYEIFARGKEEQRCRTSTTDSGKDSGRGSMYSLDSI from the exons ATGTTGACTAAGACAGAACAATTGAAGGTAGCAGATACTGACCACTGCAAGGAGTCACACAAAACTGTGACTGACA TGAGTGAAGCACCGGACAGCCGTGAGGAGAGAGACAGTTCGGCAATGGACGATGGCTGTAATGCTGAGGATTTTGGTCCGAGGACAATGGCTGATAAGGGGGGGGACAAACAGCCCCTTTCAAATAGGCATAGCAATGAATTTTCCAGACCGAAAA TGGATGATGAATGTCCACAAAGCTCTAAGGGCAGAAGCAGCTTGATGTTGGACGAACACTTATCAAGGGACACAATGGAGCTGAGTCATAGTAAAAAGGAGTTGGAGGTGTTGGAGGCAATCACAAATTTGTTACTGAACAACAGAGAGGACAGTACTACTGTTCACTGGGTGGAGTGGTGCAAGACTGCTGTTGATGATCTTGAGGGACCTCAGCTGGACAATGGTCTACCATGTCAACCCTACACTATAGAGACAG CAAATGATGTGCTGTACAGCTGTGAGGAGAGAGACAGTTTGCTGATGGATGAAGAGTGCGATGATGAGCATTTCTCCTTGAGCACAATGAGGAGTGTGAAAGGGAGGGGGTGCGTGCAGTCCGTTTTGAGCACACACAGCAACGAGATCGTAAGACCCGAGT TCAGTGGACGAGCTGAAACGGAATATGAAATTTTCGCGAGAGGGAAGGAAGAACAGCGCTGTAGAACAAGTACTACAGATAGTGGAAAGGATTCTGGCAGAGGATCTATGTACAGTTTAGACAGCATTTAG
- the hmgxb4b gene encoding HMG domain-containing protein 4 isoform X1, producing the protein MPFEEIKKKGMLEVSAMEGEVGLVAGRSQREKRRSYKDLLREEEEIAAQVRKSSKKRPKDSELFLLGGDSHKKKKKHSSEDYYYKEYQGSGLPPHKKKRKSSDGSLSLSSSSSLATHSTDTAMGLLQAITSPMATGSEPNPHLHKKPSYPPSSSSHSSSKERKRDGGLGSSKGSHSSSHSHSHSHSHSHSHSHSHSQSRSLTSSSSSKKHSSKSTLYLSGGKSNSEPLTLKEAEGLKMKLILSPKDKGEGSVSEGFPFPPHSSSSSSSALSSTSGVRKGSLKKDKERDRLLLSKAPKKKQHGREPLPIVGEEVELEGHYGGGLSIMAGESASSGGELEAGELVIDDSYTQLTKKKKKSKKSKKKKDKEREREKDRSGREKKHSRIAGKKGSSLLLSSGDVSRSHSHSHSSANHSTGVGIYALSSPVSSHHHQSSDSQSDKKRKKDDKEREKMERDKDKPKKKNMTAYQVFCKEYRVNINAEQPGLVFGELSKKLAEVWKQLPEKDKQVWKQKAHYLQHKQNKAEAMTVKRKSSVSDGNKVKVSVKVTGGGGGAGGGGAAAVGVTSPSRASAGVSLSPARVPEVDPIDAAAHLQLLGESLSLIGHRLQETEGMVAVSGSLSVLLDSILCALGPLVCLTAQVPELNACPRHNLSNTLDNIAYVMPGL; encoded by the exons ATGCCGTTTGAGGAGATTAAGAAGAAAGGGATGTTGG AGGTGTCGGcgatggagggggaggtgggTCTGGTGGCCGGTCGCAGTCAGAGGGAGAAGAGGAGATCCTACAAAGACCTGCtccgggaggaggaggagatcgCGGCACAGGTGCGCAAGTCCTCCAAGAAACGACCAAAG GATTCGGAACTGTTCTTGCTGGGTGGAGATTctcacaagaagaagaagaaacactcAAGTGAAGACTATTATTACAAAG AGTACCAAGGTTCGGGCCTGCCTCCGCACAAAAAGAAACGAAAATCTTCCGATGgctccctgtccctgtcctcgTCGTCCTCCCTCGCTACCCACTCCACGGACACTGCCATGGGACTGCTGCAAGCCATCACTTCCCCAATGGCAACGGGCTCAGAGCCCAACCCGCACCTGCACAAGAAGCCCTCTTACCCACCCTCCTCGTCCTCACATTCCTCCTCTAAGGAGCGCAAACGTGACGGGGGGCTTGGAAGCAGCAAAGGAAGCCACTCTTCCTCCCACTCCCACTctcactcccactcccactctcACTCCCACTCCCATTCTCACTCTCAGTCCCGCTCGCTTACATCGTCTTCGTCGTCTAAGAAGCACTCCTCCAAGTCGACGCTCTATCTCAGTGGGGGCAAGAGCAACAGTGAGCCTCTGACCCTCAAGGAGGCAGAAGGGCTGAAAATGAAGCTCATCCTGTCACCCAAGGACAAGGGGGAAGGGAGCGTGTCTGAAGGCTTCCCTTTCCCCCCtcactcctcttcctcatcatcttctGCCCTCTCGTCAACCTCGGGAGTCAGGAAGGGGAGCTTGAAGAAGGACAAGGAGAGGGACAGGTTGCTGCTGTCAAAGGCGCCAAAGAAGAAGCAACACGGCAGGGAGCCGCTGCCCATCGTAGGAGAAGAAGTGGAGCTGGAGG GACACTATGGCGGAGGACTGAGCATAATGGCTGGTGAGAGTGCCTCCTCAGGGGGTGAACTGGAGGCAGGAGAATTGGTGATTGATGACTCCTACACCCAGCTgaccaagaagaagaagaagagcaagaaaagtaaaaagaagAAGGATAAGGAGCGGGAGCGAGAGAAAGATAGGAGTGGCAGGGAGAAAAAGCACAGCCGAATAGCAGGGAAGAAAG GCTCGTCTCTCCTGCTTTCCTCTGGGGACGTGTCTAGAAGTCACTCGCATTCTCACAGttcagccaatcacagcactGGAGTCGGAATTTATGCCTTGTCCTCGCCAGTCTCCTCACATCACCACCAGAGCAGTGACTCTCAGAGCGataagaagaggaagaaggatgacaaagagagggaaaagaTGGAGCGGGACAAAGACAAG cccaaaaagaaaaatatgacagCATACCAGGTGTTCTGCAAGGAGTACAGGGTCAACATCAACGCAGAGCAGCCAGGACTAG TCTTTGGTGAACTGAGTAAGAAACTGGCAGAGGTGTGGAAACAGTTAcctgaaaaagacaaacag GTATGGAAACAGAAAGCTCACTACCTGCAGCacaagcaaaacaaagcagaggCCATGACAGTCAAACGCAAGAGCTCTGTGTCTGATGGGAATAAAGTCAAAG TTTCAGTGAAGGTaactggaggaggtggaggagcaggaggaggaggagcagcagcagttggCGTGACATCTCCTAGCCGAGCGTCTGCTGGCGTGTCCCTGTCTCCAGCAAGGGTGCCTGAGGTGGACCCCAttgatgcagctgctcatctGCAGCTGCTGGGAGAGTCCTTGTCGCTCATTGGACACCGGTTACAGGAGACTGAG GGTATGGTAGCTGTGTCTGGGAGTCTCTCAGTTCTTCTGGATTCCATCCTATGTGCCCTGGGGCCTCTGGTCTGTCTCACTGCCCAGGTTCCTGAGCTGAATGCCTGTCCACGACACAATCTG tCCAACACACTGGACAACATTGCTTACGTCATGCCTGGCCTGTGA
- the hmgxb4b gene encoding HMG domain-containing protein 4 isoform X2 — protein sequence MPFEEIKKKGMLEVSAMEGEVGLVAGRSQREKRRSYKDLLREEEEIAAQDSELFLLGGDSHKKKKKHSSEDYYYKEYQGSGLPPHKKKRKSSDGSLSLSSSSSLATHSTDTAMGLLQAITSPMATGSEPNPHLHKKPSYPPSSSSHSSSKERKRDGGLGSSKGSHSSSHSHSHSHSHSHSHSHSHSQSRSLTSSSSSKKHSSKSTLYLSGGKSNSEPLTLKEAEGLKMKLILSPKDKGEGSVSEGFPFPPHSSSSSSSALSSTSGVRKGSLKKDKERDRLLLSKAPKKKQHGREPLPIVGEEVELEGHYGGGLSIMAGESASSGGELEAGELVIDDSYTQLTKKKKKSKKSKKKKDKEREREKDRSGREKKHSRIAGKKGSSLLLSSGDVSRSHSHSHSSANHSTGVGIYALSSPVSSHHHQSSDSQSDKKRKKDDKEREKMERDKDKPKKKNMTAYQVFCKEYRVNINAEQPGLVFGELSKKLAEVWKQLPEKDKQVWKQKAHYLQHKQNKAEAMTVKRKSSVSDGNKVKVSVKVTGGGGGAGGGGAAAVGVTSPSRASAGVSLSPARVPEVDPIDAAAHLQLLGESLSLIGHRLQETEGMVAVSGSLSVLLDSILCALGPLVCLTAQVPELNACPRHNLSNTLDNIAYVMPGL from the exons ATGCCGTTTGAGGAGATTAAGAAGAAAGGGATGTTGG AGGTGTCGGcgatggagggggaggtgggTCTGGTGGCCGGTCGCAGTCAGAGGGAGAAGAGGAGATCCTACAAAGACCTGCtccgggaggaggaggagatcgCGGCACAG GATTCGGAACTGTTCTTGCTGGGTGGAGATTctcacaagaagaagaagaaacactcAAGTGAAGACTATTATTACAAAG AGTACCAAGGTTCGGGCCTGCCTCCGCACAAAAAGAAACGAAAATCTTCCGATGgctccctgtccctgtcctcgTCGTCCTCCCTCGCTACCCACTCCACGGACACTGCCATGGGACTGCTGCAAGCCATCACTTCCCCAATGGCAACGGGCTCAGAGCCCAACCCGCACCTGCACAAGAAGCCCTCTTACCCACCCTCCTCGTCCTCACATTCCTCCTCTAAGGAGCGCAAACGTGACGGGGGGCTTGGAAGCAGCAAAGGAAGCCACTCTTCCTCCCACTCCCACTctcactcccactcccactctcACTCCCACTCCCATTCTCACTCTCAGTCCCGCTCGCTTACATCGTCTTCGTCGTCTAAGAAGCACTCCTCCAAGTCGACGCTCTATCTCAGTGGGGGCAAGAGCAACAGTGAGCCTCTGACCCTCAAGGAGGCAGAAGGGCTGAAAATGAAGCTCATCCTGTCACCCAAGGACAAGGGGGAAGGGAGCGTGTCTGAAGGCTTCCCTTTCCCCCCtcactcctcttcctcatcatcttctGCCCTCTCGTCAACCTCGGGAGTCAGGAAGGGGAGCTTGAAGAAGGACAAGGAGAGGGACAGGTTGCTGCTGTCAAAGGCGCCAAAGAAGAAGCAACACGGCAGGGAGCCGCTGCCCATCGTAGGAGAAGAAGTGGAGCTGGAGG GACACTATGGCGGAGGACTGAGCATAATGGCTGGTGAGAGTGCCTCCTCAGGGGGTGAACTGGAGGCAGGAGAATTGGTGATTGATGACTCCTACACCCAGCTgaccaagaagaagaagaagagcaagaaaagtaaaaagaagAAGGATAAGGAGCGGGAGCGAGAGAAAGATAGGAGTGGCAGGGAGAAAAAGCACAGCCGAATAGCAGGGAAGAAAG GCTCGTCTCTCCTGCTTTCCTCTGGGGACGTGTCTAGAAGTCACTCGCATTCTCACAGttcagccaatcacagcactGGAGTCGGAATTTATGCCTTGTCCTCGCCAGTCTCCTCACATCACCACCAGAGCAGTGACTCTCAGAGCGataagaagaggaagaaggatgacaaagagagggaaaagaTGGAGCGGGACAAAGACAAG cccaaaaagaaaaatatgacagCATACCAGGTGTTCTGCAAGGAGTACAGGGTCAACATCAACGCAGAGCAGCCAGGACTAG TCTTTGGTGAACTGAGTAAGAAACTGGCAGAGGTGTGGAAACAGTTAcctgaaaaagacaaacag GTATGGAAACAGAAAGCTCACTACCTGCAGCacaagcaaaacaaagcagaggCCATGACAGTCAAACGCAAGAGCTCTGTGTCTGATGGGAATAAAGTCAAAG TTTCAGTGAAGGTaactggaggaggtggaggagcaggaggaggaggagcagcagcagttggCGTGACATCTCCTAGCCGAGCGTCTGCTGGCGTGTCCCTGTCTCCAGCAAGGGTGCCTGAGGTGGACCCCAttgatgcagctgctcatctGCAGCTGCTGGGAGAGTCCTTGTCGCTCATTGGACACCGGTTACAGGAGACTGAG GGTATGGTAGCTGTGTCTGGGAGTCTCTCAGTTCTTCTGGATTCCATCCTATGTGCCCTGGGGCCTCTGGTCTGTCTCACTGCCCAGGTTCCTGAGCTGAATGCCTGTCCACGACACAATCTG tCCAACACACTGGACAACATTGCTTACGTCATGCCTGGCCTGTGA
- the hmgxb4b gene encoding HMG domain-containing protein 4 isoform X3: MGLLQAITSPMATGSEPNPHLHKKPSYPPSSSSHSSSKERKRDGGLGSSKGSHSSSHSHSHSHSHSHSHSHSHSQSRSLTSSSSSKKHSSKSTLYLSGGKSNSEPLTLKEAEGLKMKLILSPKDKGEGSVSEGFPFPPHSSSSSSSALSSTSGVRKGSLKKDKERDRLLLSKAPKKKQHGREPLPIVGEEVELEGHYGGGLSIMAGESASSGGELEAGELVIDDSYTQLTKKKKKSKKSKKKKDKEREREKDRSGREKKHSRIAGKKGSSLLLSSGDVSRSHSHSHSSANHSTGVGIYALSSPVSSHHHQSSDSQSDKKRKKDDKEREKMERDKDKPKKKNMTAYQVFCKEYRVNINAEQPGLVFGELSKKLAEVWKQLPEKDKQVWKQKAHYLQHKQNKAEAMTVKRKSSVSDGNKVKVSVKVTGGGGGAGGGGAAAVGVTSPSRASAGVSLSPARVPEVDPIDAAAHLQLLGESLSLIGHRLQETEGMVAVSGSLSVLLDSILCALGPLVCLTAQVPELNACPRHNLSNTLDNIAYVMPGL, translated from the exons ATGGGACTGCTGCAAGCCATCACTTCCCCAATGGCAACGGGCTCAGAGCCCAACCCGCACCTGCACAAGAAGCCCTCTTACCCACCCTCCTCGTCCTCACATTCCTCCTCTAAGGAGCGCAAACGTGACGGGGGGCTTGGAAGCAGCAAAGGAAGCCACTCTTCCTCCCACTCCCACTctcactcccactcccactctcACTCCCACTCCCATTCTCACTCTCAGTCCCGCTCGCTTACATCGTCTTCGTCGTCTAAGAAGCACTCCTCCAAGTCGACGCTCTATCTCAGTGGGGGCAAGAGCAACAGTGAGCCTCTGACCCTCAAGGAGGCAGAAGGGCTGAAAATGAAGCTCATCCTGTCACCCAAGGACAAGGGGGAAGGGAGCGTGTCTGAAGGCTTCCCTTTCCCCCCtcactcctcttcctcatcatcttctGCCCTCTCGTCAACCTCGGGAGTCAGGAAGGGGAGCTTGAAGAAGGACAAGGAGAGGGACAGGTTGCTGCTGTCAAAGGCGCCAAAGAAGAAGCAACACGGCAGGGAGCCGCTGCCCATCGTAGGAGAAGAAGTGGAGCTGGAGG GACACTATGGCGGAGGACTGAGCATAATGGCTGGTGAGAGTGCCTCCTCAGGGGGTGAACTGGAGGCAGGAGAATTGGTGATTGATGACTCCTACACCCAGCTgaccaagaagaagaagaagagcaagaaaagtaaaaagaagAAGGATAAGGAGCGGGAGCGAGAGAAAGATAGGAGTGGCAGGGAGAAAAAGCACAGCCGAATAGCAGGGAAGAAAG GCTCGTCTCTCCTGCTTTCCTCTGGGGACGTGTCTAGAAGTCACTCGCATTCTCACAGttcagccaatcacagcactGGAGTCGGAATTTATGCCTTGTCCTCGCCAGTCTCCTCACATCACCACCAGAGCAGTGACTCTCAGAGCGataagaagaggaagaaggatgacaaagagagggaaaagaTGGAGCGGGACAAAGACAAG cccaaaaagaaaaatatgacagCATACCAGGTGTTCTGCAAGGAGTACAGGGTCAACATCAACGCAGAGCAGCCAGGACTAG TCTTTGGTGAACTGAGTAAGAAACTGGCAGAGGTGTGGAAACAGTTAcctgaaaaagacaaacag GTATGGAAACAGAAAGCTCACTACCTGCAGCacaagcaaaacaaagcagaggCCATGACAGTCAAACGCAAGAGCTCTGTGTCTGATGGGAATAAAGTCAAAG TTTCAGTGAAGGTaactggaggaggtggaggagcaggaggaggaggagcagcagcagttggCGTGACATCTCCTAGCCGAGCGTCTGCTGGCGTGTCCCTGTCTCCAGCAAGGGTGCCTGAGGTGGACCCCAttgatgcagctgctcatctGCAGCTGCTGGGAGAGTCCTTGTCGCTCATTGGACACCGGTTACAGGAGACTGAG GGTATGGTAGCTGTGTCTGGGAGTCTCTCAGTTCTTCTGGATTCCATCCTATGTGCCCTGGGGCCTCTGGTCTGTCTCACTGCCCAGGTTCCTGAGCTGAATGCCTGTCCACGACACAATCTG tCCAACACACTGGACAACATTGCTTACGTCATGCCTGGCCTGTGA
- the hmox1b gene encoding heme oxygenase, protein MDTGNKKETEKMQSPDSDLSEQIKEATKDSHVRAENTKLMLSYQRGQITLPQYKLLLFSLYEIYKALEEALDGNAAHPAVAPVYFPLELARLEHLEKDLEHFYGEHWRDRVIVPAATHRYTQRLRQIGREKPEYLVAHAYTRYLGDLSGGQVLGRITQKSLGLENGKGLSFFSFPAVSSPNRFKQLYRSRMNSIELTKEEKQGVLEEAVRAFELNIEVFDDLLKMLTLAETETETGVRQRQKAQSHNRAAGEASNGIAEKVENSGSDLSELIKTATKDSHVRAENTQLMLSYQRGEITLPQYKLLLFSLYEIYKALEEALDGNAAHPAVAPVYFPLELARLEHLEKDLEHFYGEHWRDRVIVPAATHRYTQRLRQIGKEKPEYLVAHAYTRYLGDLSGGQVLGRITQKSLGLENGKGLSFFSFPAVSSPNRFKQLYRSRMNSIELTKEEKQGVLEEAVRAFEFNIEVFDELRKILSFTENQGNALQKQMTASFKTQGGRPMAKSTVPALLASSRFLRLILGVCVALLTVGIGIYTF, encoded by the exons ATGGACACTGGTAACAAGAAGGAGACTGAGAAGATGCAGAGCCCAGACAG CGACCTGTCGGAGCAAATAAAGGAGGCCACTAAGGACAGCCACGTCCGGGCGGAGAACACCAAACTTATGTTGAGCTACCAGAGAGGACAGATCACTCTTCCACAATATAAG CTCCTCCTGTTCTCGCTGTACGAGATCTACAAAGCACTGGAGGAGGCGCTGGACGGCAACGCTGCCCATCCCGCTGTCGCACCCGTTTACTTCCCCCTGGAACTGGCCCGGCTCGAGCACCTGGAGAAGGACCTGGAGCACTTCTATGGAGAGCACTGGCGGGACAGAGTCATCGTACCTGCCGCCACACATAGATACACCCAGAGGCTGAGACAG ATTGGCAGGGAGAAACCAGAATACCTGGTGGCGCACGCCTACACCCGTTACCTCGGGGACCTGTCGGGGGGGCAGGTCCTGGGCCGCATTACCCAGAAGTCCCTGGGCCTGGAGAACGGGAAAGGTTTATCGTTCTTCTCGTTCCCTGCCGTGAGCAGCCCCAACCGCTTCAAGCAGCTGTACAGGAGCAGGATGAACAGCATCGAACTGACgaaggaggagaagcagggGGTGCTGGAGGAGGCCGTCAGAGCCTTCGAGCTCAACATCGAG GTTTTTGATGATCTGCTGAAAATGTTGACCCTGGCAGAGACGGAGACAGAGACTGGCGTACGACAGAGACAGAAGGCGCAGAGCCACAACCGTGCTGCTGGCG AGGCCAGCAATGGAATTGCGGAAAAAGTTGAGAACAGCGGCAG CGATCTGTCGGAGCTTATAAAGACCGCCACCAAGGACAGCCACGTCCGGGCCGAGAACACCCAACTCATGTTGAGCTACCAGAGGGGAGAGATAACACTGCCTCAGTATAAG CTCCTCCTGTTCTCGCTGTACGAGATCTACAAAGCACTGGAGGAGGCGCTGGACGGCAACGCTGCCCATCCCGCTGTCGCACCCGTTTACTTCCCCCTGGAACTGGCCCGGCTCGAGCACCTGGAGAAGGACCTGGAGCACTTCTATGGAGAGCACTGGCGGGACAGAGTCATCGTACCTGCCGCCACACATAGATACACCCAGAGGCTGAGACAG ATTGGGAAGGAAAAACCAGAATACCTGGTGGCGCACGCCTACACCCGTTACCTCGGGGACCTGTCGGGGGGGCAGGTCCTGGGCCGCATTACCCAGAAGTCCCTGGGCCTGGAGAACGGGAAAGGTTTATCGTTCTTCTCGTTCCCTGCCGTGAGCAGCCCCAACCGCTTCAAGCAGCTGTACAGGAGCAGGATGAACAGCATCGAACTGACgaaggaggagaagcagggGGTGCTGGAGGAGGCCGTCAGAGCCTTCGAGTTCAACATCGAG GTTTTTGACGAGCTACGGAAAATACTGAGCTTCACAGAGAACCAGGGGAATGCGTTGCAGAAACAAATGACGGCCAGCTTCAAAACACAGG gaGGCCGACCAATGGCAAAGTCAACGGTTCCAGCCTTACTCGCCTCCTCCCGCTTTCTCCGGTTGATTCTGGGCGTCTGCGTTGCCTTGTTAACGGTTGGAATTGGAATATATACATTCTGA
- the LOC108939888 gene encoding noggin-2-like gives MSCLSSCLIVTALIYWTWLELLLNPTSNALTANLSLHKPAVRMTTGRSDTETDLAFLRSRLHYFSSPLPARPYSLSINAEDYHYAPKPKHLRPARLLRILGPSFDPFWMSIERPAEAAGVSGSEGAEEQFATEGLAAGKDFDFSASPELTEGAARYQRKLEKEAEDVDLSVLPRDVAAAVRAWLVRSATCALRYKWVDLGPVFWPRWLRHTDCDQPGRVQSCSFPAGMACRRAQVTQIKILAWHCWGSEDRGVEAAGVADLGLAMYGKRCVWRQVPYPVVTACKCSCK, from the coding sequence ATGAGCTGCCTTTCTAGCTGTTTAATCGTCACTGCTCTCATTTACTGGACTTGGCTGGAGCTTCTTCTCAACCCAACGAGCAACGCTCTCACCGCCAACCTAAGTCTCCATAAACCGGCCGTGCGGATGACAACCGGTAGATCCGACACCGAAACGGACCTGGCTTTTCTTCGGTCAAGACTTCATTATTTCTCCTCGCCCCTGCCGGCTCGCCCGTATTCCCTGTCCATCAACGCCGAGGACTACCATTACGCGCCAAAACCGAAGCACCTGCGCCCAGCCCGCCTGCTTCGCATACTGGGCCCGTCTTTCGACCCCTTCTGGATGTCCATCGAGCGTCCCGCCGAGGCGGCGGGCGTCTCGGGCTCGGAAGGAGCGGAGGAGCAGTTTGCGACCGAGGGACTGGCTGCTGGGAAAGATTTCGACTTCAGCGCCTCTCCGGAGCTGACCGAGGGAGCGGCTCGCtaccagcggaagctggagaaggaagcAGAAGACGTGGACCTGAGCGTGCTTCCTCGCGACGTTGCTGCCGCGGTGCGGGCCTGGTTGGTCCGGTCAGCTACCTGCGCGCTCCGATACAAGTGGGTGGACCTGGGTCCCGTCTTCTGGCCCCGCTGGCTGCGCCACACCGACTGCGATCAGCCCGGGCGCGTGCAGAGCTGCTCCTTTCCTGCTGGAATGGCTTGCCGGCGTGCGCAGGTCACGCAGATCAAGATTTTGGCGTGGCATTGCTGGGGCAGCGAGGACAGGGGGGTGGAGGCAGCGGGGGTGGCTGACCTGGGCTTGGCCATGTACGGGAAACGGTGCGTGTGGCGACAGGTCCCCTACCCTGTTGTCACCGCTTGCAAATGCTCTTGCAAATAA